Genomic window (Zingiber officinale cultivar Zhangliang chromosome 2B, Zo_v1.1, whole genome shotgun sequence):
GAAAGCTCTATTGCCATCTGGCTTAGTTAGGGGGCGCACAGAAATACTGAAAAGGGAAGTTTTCTCCCTGCAAGACCTTTTGAGGGGATTCCATCACTCATCTCTATGTGGTATCCACAAGCAGCCTTgaacatattttatttatttatttatttattttaaatataactaCCATATATCTAGTATCTCAGCACATCATCTGTTAAGGATCAGAGTGTGTTTCCTTGGTAAGAGCTAATCCTGTGTTTACATTGCCTCTTTGAGTAGCCATGTGGCGGCGAAAGCTCTTGTGCCATCTGGTTTAGTTAGGAGGCACACAGAAAAGTGAAGGTTTAGGCCTTTTTTGAGGGGACTCTGCTTATCTCTTTGTGATATCCCCCAGGCAGCCTTagacatttcttcttcttctttttctccctaCAAAAACAAGTCAACAACCTTGATTAAGTGAGGTCGAGTCCTTTGGCAcggccaaagcagagcaactctACTTGATCTCCGCTCCCAGAATTGCACCGGAGTGTAAGCAAGCTTCTGGTGCAATTCTGGTGCGGAGGCTTAGCTTAAACGCCACCTATAAATGCAAAGTTTGATTCAActcaaataattttaagaaaCTTAAACATGTCAAAGAAAGTAGCACGAACTTTGTGATGTGGATTGGGGATCAATTGGGGAGCTAAGATAACACCACCTATATCTTTGTGATATCGACATGGGTATGAAGAAAGTAGCACGGCCTTATAGCCGTTTGATTGAAATGTGGATTCTTCGTGTTTGTTCAATGTTGCCAAGGCCGTTAACTGAGCGGCCTTGGTGAAAATATACGGATCGGGTAGAGTCTTTATCAGGTTTGATTTTCCGCAGAGCTTTCTCTTCTAGTACCTTCGGCTCTTCCTTCGGAGCGAGCCCTCATATCGCATGGTCTCTCTTCTCCGCCGCGAGCGAAACTCAGATCTCTTCCCTTCGCAGCGTGCCGAACGCCATTCGAGCAATCCCTTCGCTTCGCAGTGACCCGTCCACCCTCTTTTGAGAGGAGGAGGTACGATGGAGGTGGAATTTTCATCGAAATGCACGACCTCCCGCTGGTCTGTATAAGGAGAAGAACCCCTCGTGGAGGAAGAAGGTTGGCTTCCTTGCTTAAGTAGGTTAGGTTAAGAATCCCAGCAACTATCATTTATGTATCAGTGAGATGATTGTCATTGATCTCTTCGACGAGTTCTTCCAATCTGCTTTTTGAAACTTCGTGTAATTAACTCTCATTTTTTGTTGTTATTCCGTCTCAAATTTCATGTCATTGATCTTATCAATTTTCCTTAAATTCAGTCAGTTTTGGTTTCCTAATAAAGATAACCCTATGAGAATCCTACTGGATAGTTCAGCTTAAAGTTAAACAACGTAATTCCAtgcaatttctcaaattttggtTATTTTGGACTATTTCTTAAATGTGACCGTATAATCAATGTTTCATCCAAAATAGATTAGAAATTAAATCATATATGCTTAACTCCATTCGGTGTTCTCAATGCTGAGGTCTTTAAATAACATCGTATATTCTGTTTACAGGTTGTTCCTTCTGCTTGGTGCATTCCAGATACCTGTTTACAGTCCTCAGACTATTCCTTATCGCTTGCAAAAAGGGGAAAATTGAAATTTAGATTCAAAAGATTTAATAGTTATAAGTTTGAGTTCTACTTTTTAGTACTATAATTGGGCAAGGAAGTATTCTGTCTTTATGATTGGTAGAAAAGAAACTAGTGAGCCTATTTTACTATGTATAACATTAAATAGTTCTTTGATATACTTCatctaataaaaaaaatgtttgtcATGATGACACATTTTCTTTGGTTTTGTTATCTTAGCTCGCAAGAAGTTTATTTAGACTACTAAATACACTGATCAATTACTTGGGAAATAATACAAAAGAAAGCGAAGACAATTGAGGGATTCAACCTGATGGAAAAACTGTCTCTTCAAGAAAGTGTTACTGAGAAGGTCAATTGTGAAGCATCATCAACTTCTGGAGATAATATAGAGAATGGAAATCAAGAGGCAAAATCAAAAGATGAAGTGTCTGCTTCTGCTAAGGTTTGATTGGATCCTTTTTCCTGCTTGATATGTTGTTTATTAGTGGATTTATAAGgtctaagtacttaattaatatTGAAACATGACTATTGTCTATGTTGATGCTAGTTTTAGAAGGTCTACATTGCCTTTAGTTGTATCTTGACATAAATATTATTATGTACTTGATAGGAATTAAATTATACTGCTTCTGTTCATCTGTTGTTAAGTCCATGCTTTGTGTAGGTTAAGATTACATGGGTTATTAAATATTATACCAGTATCTTTTTTGGAAATTGAATTTAGTGAACAATTGTTGGCTCTTGAATTCTTTTTGGGGTTCGACAAAGAGGATAAATGGATGTAAGAACAATTTACAAATTTAGTAGGAGAAGCAACGATTAAAATGTATCAACAACcatcaaaatgattttggaagtGAGACTAcaagaataatattttttttccttttttggcaaTTTATGATAATTATGTTAAAGTTCAGAAActaaattagattttaaaataaaactcacaGATATGTAATtgaaaatttacttttaatttttagatatgtCAAGGAGTGATGATAACTCATCTTAGCATTAAATTTAGTTCTAGGAATAATAAATTTTAGGTttgatttagttaaattagatcTATATCTGTTTCTTCAACAATGCTACCATTACTTTGATATGTTCATTCTTATTCAAAGATGATGTCCTATTTTTGTCCCATTACAGTTATGATTTACTCTTCATTTTTCCATTTACCAATCGGCCTTTCCTTGGTATATTAGATGATGAAGTTAAGTGGGCCAAGATGGAAGAGAAAAGGTTTTGTAGATATTGCTCGTGGAAATCCCATGTCAAAAATTGTTCTTCAATTGCAAACTTCTCTAAAACAATCAAAAATTAATGCAACTTTATCAGGCTGCATTGTTTTTGTGAAAGTAGAAGCAGAGGCAGGTGAGCTGCTTGAGCAAGCCTCATTTGGCAAAATCTTCACTTCTCAAGACGACAAACAACATTTTCAATTCAATCTAGAAGAGTCTTTCTATTTGTATCATGCTCTAAAATGCATCAAGATTGTGCGAGATGATGAAGCTCCCTTCGAGGAATTAGAATTATGGAAAAAAATCACTTCTGAAAGGAAAGGGTTCCCTGAATTATACAAGGCATATTCTCATTTAAGATCCAAAAATTGGGTGGTTCGCTCAGGAACTAATTATGGTGTAGATTTCATTGCTTATAGGCATCATCCTGCACTTGTCCATGCTGAATATGCAGTGCTTGTTATACCTGAGAAAGATAGCAATGCAAAAATTGATCGTTTAAGCTCATGGCCTGGCCTTTGTTGCCCTCTACGATTAAGTGGATCAGTTGCCAAGACATTGTTAGTTCTCTATATTATGGGCTGTTGCAATAGCAATAAGAGTTCAATGAGTTGCTTGGAGGAATTCACTGTGGAAGAGCGAGTTATAAGACGATGGGTTCCTGAGCAATCTCGAGAAGGTTAGAGCTTTTTTTAATAGATCAAGCTGATTACAAAACTAGTGATCGTGTCTTCTTTACCTGAAAATACATTGGCTAATGAAATGACTTGGTGCATATTTACATGGAAGTGTACAAGAAGTTTAAATTTGAAACACTGTAGAGTTGAATTGTAACAATTttctatattttaatttttaattactttTAGTTGCAATATTTGTTCTACTTTTGTTTGTTCAAACATCTGAAGCCTTCACACTTTTGTTCATAATGTTACACTTTCCAATCTCTCAATATTGCTCCTCAATTCAGTACTTTAACTTTGCATCACCCTCTTTATGGTCAGTTCCACAAAAGGAGAATGCATTTTGTATCTTCGAGAGACAGATTGCTGGCAAACCTACACGAAAGGAATGATCACTTTGTAGGATAGTGTTTAcctgttttttaaattttattatactaGTTAGTGTTTATAATAGACCGGTTATTTTTTTAGTTGTTGTTTACACACTTCCGTGAAAAATTGGCTCTGCTAAGCTGAAAGTGCACTTATTTGCTAGATGGATATGTAAAAAGTCATATTGCAATTTGTGTAAATAAGATTTAAAAGTGCACATTTCATTATATACAGGGCATTTATTATCATCTTAATTCTTCTCTTCTGACATATTGTTGagagtaggggtgtaatcgagtcaagttgagccgaactcttgaatgtttgaatttggctcgtttataatcaagccgagcagctttatttaacgaatatattcatactTCACGAATTTATTCGAGCTTTAATCGAGCttaaacgagtttaataaatataaattataaatttaaatatttgttaaaaattaaattatatatttaaaaaatattataatatttttattaacatttataattttattctaattaataaatttaatatatttgtctatattttttaataagtaaagtataaaatctataaatttaatatcaaaattattatttttcatttaaaagttgattcatgagcttaacgaacatgttcacaagctaacgagccgaatattatgaagcttgagtttggtttgtttatcttatcgagtctcattaaatgagctcaaacgagtttttatcgaatcgagcttcgaatagcttgtgtgcggcttggttcatttagagaaaattatgtttttagtcctgtaacttacacttttttcaattttagtcTTGTTATGAGTAAATTTACatttttagtcctgtaacttgtaatatttttcaatttcagttCTTTGTCCTTTAAAATTGAAATCTTTCAACGAAAAATGAtgagttgtaaattgaatttggggattttgatttttttatgacccatgtgttttttatattccaaccacaaattagatatttttcgttgaaaaattttaattttggaggaaaaatgattgaaattggaaaatattacaagttacaggactaagaacgtaaattaactcataacaggattaaaattgaaaaagatgtAAATTACAAGATTGAAAATGTAATTTTCTCGTTCATTTATTTACCCCCTAGTTGAGAGTGCCGTTGGCATTTTTCAGAAATATCAAGTTCACTAATGTGATGACTGTTTCATCAGGCTTTTCGTGTGATTTTCACTGTAATGATCCAGCAACTGAACTCTGTTTAGTATCATGAAAATACTATATATGTGAAGATCTTATTTTATAATATCTTGTCCTATATATATTAATAGCTTTATTTTAGCTATTAACCTTTTTGCTTTTCAAAACTTTGTTGACTATGCATTTATAGTGTCAATCTGTCGCCCTTTTTTCTAACTGAAAACAAGTAGGTAAAGATttcgtttttttgttttttttaaaattatttggagCTTCATTGAAGCCCACCTATCTTATTGCAACTTGCAAGGTCACTATATCCGATTCAGTGTAAGGTGCAAAATCAATAATGCATTATGTTGTTTTGTTTTTCATAAACTCCAATCTCCTTGGAACCATTGTAAAACATCAGATTATCATATTTATTCATTAAGAATGTCTACTTCTATTTACCTTGCTCCAGCACTAAGCTGTTTTTCATGTGGTTCTTTATGCTGAGTCACTGTCACGAAGATGATCCTACAAGGTTACTTCACCCTTCCAGTATATGCTCCAAATGATGCTTTCGATCTCAACACAAACTTCATCGATGTCTGGACTTCCAACAAGACATTCTTTTCCCTGAGTGAGTTCTCTCTTTAATTTGTTCTTGATTAATTAATAAATGGCAAATATATGGTTGGTAATAGTTTAATTCTATGCTTGAGTTGATGtgaatttcatttcagtcaaatTCATTATAAAATAGAAATGAGTAGaattagttttctcttttctattTCATTCTAAATAAACAACAAGTGCTGGTCATTTTATTTCATTCCTTTCATTGTGAATAATGGCGTGGATCAACTGTGGTATTGATTAGTTAAATCTCATCCATTTTGGTGCAGTCCCGGCGCTTCCGCCCGCCCTGCCAGGACTTCCCGCCTGACTCGACGCCATCATTTCCGGTCCTTCAGCCTTTCTTGTCACCACCACCGGCGCCTCCGACAAGTGCAGCTGGCTGCCATCGGGCTGCGATTGGATTGACACTAGCGGCGCTttgaatttaattgattatatttAAATGTATTGGTTATATATATCTGAGAGAAATAATCTAATTTTTCCTAGCAAATTTGTTTATTTTGCAGATCATCTCTCTAAGAAATATCGATTGATATTACATTGAAATGAAGGATTCTCCACATAGAGATGGCAGAAGCTAGAATCAGAACTTACTCAGATCTAAAGCTTCCTAACCACTTAACCAAAACCCAAAATCATGAAGCAAACATACATAGGCAGCGGATTCGTTGAAACTACAATCAGAAACTAACCTTGTTAGCCCAATGTGGAAGAGGCTACGACAAGTTTTTCTTGAACCTGATCCACCTCCTGATTAAGCAACAGGCGGGCAGTTATCGGCATCCTGTGACGTATCGACGTCAGAAGGTGGCATGTATTGCCACATTGGGAAGCCGGGGAAACCGATGATGGGAACCATGAGCTTGTGTCCGGGCGGCGCTTGTCCTTGGGCTGCAAAGGGACTGGGCACCATGGGTGGTTGAGGCACATAGCTTGGTATCGCATTCAGAATCTTTACTTGCTGCTCGAGACTTTCCTTCTCTGCCTTTAGCCTCTGCTTCTCATCGCGAAGCTCGTTCTTCTCATCCTGCTTGTCATGAACATAATGATGATGATGACACCTAATTTCTTTATGATTGCAAATGatagaaccaaaaaaaaaaatatcagaaaAACTAATCGTAGAACAAATCTCCTATTCAGATTCATGAAACTATCAATACCACATAGACAAATTGAGATAAGAAACACAGAGAGAGAACAAACTTTCAATTCTTTTATCTTTTCCCGGAGGCTTTCATTTGAATCTTTCAGCTTCTGTGCTTCATTGCGCAGTTGAGTCACCAATTGAACAGCGTCGTTTAAAATAGCAGCTTTGTCTGTCTTTGGTGGATTCACGGGATCAAGAACCGAACTTAATTCCAAGAACCttaaattgagaaaaaaaaaacttaaaaatctgGATGCATATCTAAAAAGGACGGTGAATCCTGACAAGAAACAATCATGAATCATTGACAAAACTAACCTATCATTCAGCCTTTCCCTTCTCATCTTCTCCCTACAGGCTTTGGAGGAAGGTTGACTAGAGGACTCTGATCTCATACTGCAACTCATAAAATACTTTGCAATTACAA
Coding sequences:
- the LOC122046354 gene encoding tRNA-splicing endonuclease subunit Sen2-1-like isoform X1, coding for MEKLSLQESVTEKVNCEASSTSGDNIENGNQEAKSKDEVSASAKMMKLSGPRWKRKGFVDIARGNPMSKIVLQLQTSLKQSKINATLSGCIVFVKVEAEAGELLEQASFGKIFTSQDDKQHFQFNLEESFYLYHALKCIKIVRDDEAPFEELELWKKITSERKGFPELYKAYSHLRSKNWVVRSGTNYGVDFIAYRHHPALVHAEYAVLVIPEKDSNAKIDRLSSWPGLCCPLRLSGSVAKTLLVLYIMGCCNSNKSSMSCLEEFTVEERVIRRWVPEQSREVPQKENAFCIFERQIAGKPTRKE
- the LOC122046354 gene encoding tRNA-splicing endonuclease subunit Sen2-1-like isoform X2; protein product: MMKLSGPRWKRKGFVDIARGNPMSKIVLQLQTSLKQSKINATLSGCIVFVKVEAEAGELLEQASFGKIFTSQDDKQHFQFNLEESFYLYHALKCIKIVRDDEAPFEELELWKKITSERKGFPELYKAYSHLRSKNWVVRSGTNYGVDFIAYRHHPALVHAEYAVLVIPEKDSNAKIDRLSSWPGLCCPLRLSGSVAKTLLVLYIMGCCNSNKSSMSCLEEFTVEERVIRRWVPEQSREVPQKENAFCIFERQIAGKPTRKE
- the LOC122046356 gene encoding transcription factor ILR3-like; translation: MGSSDNANWFLDCSLIDDIPDNGGFYWAPQGLDPVSNISVDMDSSFLNSAGLKEPGSAKRMRSESSSQPSSKACREKMRRERLNDRFLELSSVLDPVNPPKTDKAAILNDAVQLVTQLRNEAQKLKDSNESLREKIKELKDEKNELRDEKQRLKAEKESLEQQVKILNAIPSYVPQPPMVPSPFAAQGQAPPGHKLMVPIIGFPGFPMWQYMPPSDVDTSQDADNCPPVA